The Collimonas fungivorans Ter331 genome has a segment encoding these proteins:
- a CDS encoding SPFH domain-containing protein — translation MSNLFSSLGWLPMALIILVAVAIVLAVFFSVSGIIRYIPNDRIGVVEKLWSSSGSVKAGLLALHGEAGLQPDLRRGGFHFFAPFQFRVHIHPMVSVTQGKIGYVFARDGIDLPAGQTLADNAKVEDFRDVRSFLEGGGQKGPQRKILREGTHIINPALFVVMTEEATYSLSLDAKEKAYYEQMRGVLDERSGFTPVVLKEVAGTHDSDQLAIVTVQDGPGLPKDELLAPDVGDSHNSFQEPEKFLAASGLRGRQERVLVEGTYYINRLFATVELIKKTIIPVGYVGVVVSYTGRKGSDLSGKEYSHGELVESGCRGVWRDPLMPGKYAFNTYAGKIELVPTTNFVLMWKSGESGSSFDNNLREITLITKDAFEPQLPLSVVVHIDYRKAPMVVQRFGNVAQLVEQTLDPMVSSYFKNVSQTKTFIELIQSRSELQTNASADMKERFQAYSLEFQEVLIGTPKPQPGDTKIENIMAQLRDRQIAREQVETFAQKQIAADKERELNEAEQRAAKQKELTGSLVDISIKENQGSANVKAAEKKRQEIEALAHAEKFKQEMEGSGRASAIKSVGEAEASAIKAKSEALQGEGADKQLMQTVMLRLAEAFETSKVPLVPQIQMGGGGDTNAFNTLLSLMGSLKAGELAQTLKHDETPRA, via the coding sequence ATGTCTAATCTATTCTCAAGCCTGGGCTGGTTGCCCATGGCGCTTATCATTCTGGTTGCAGTTGCTATTGTGCTTGCGGTGTTTTTTTCGGTATCGGGCATCATCCGATACATTCCAAACGACCGGATCGGCGTGGTCGAGAAATTGTGGAGCTCGAGCGGATCGGTCAAGGCCGGTTTGCTGGCCTTGCATGGCGAGGCGGGTCTTCAGCCTGACCTGAGGCGCGGCGGTTTTCATTTCTTTGCGCCGTTCCAGTTCCGGGTGCATATCCATCCCATGGTTTCCGTCACCCAGGGCAAGATCGGTTATGTTTTTGCGCGCGACGGCATCGACCTGCCTGCCGGGCAGACCCTGGCCGACAATGCCAAGGTCGAGGACTTCCGCGACGTCCGTTCCTTCCTTGAAGGCGGCGGCCAGAAAGGTCCGCAGCGCAAGATCCTGCGCGAAGGCACGCACATCATCAATCCGGCGCTGTTTGTCGTCATGACTGAAGAGGCGACCTATTCGCTGTCGCTGGATGCCAAGGAAAAGGCGTACTACGAGCAGATGCGCGGCGTGCTGGATGAGCGCAGCGGCTTTACGCCGGTTGTGCTCAAGGAAGTCGCCGGCACCCATGATTCGGACCAGCTGGCCATCGTGACCGTGCAGGATGGGCCGGGATTGCCCAAGGATGAATTGCTGGCGCCGGATGTCGGCGACAGCCACAACTCGTTCCAGGAGCCGGAAAAATTCCTCGCTGCGAGCGGCTTGCGCGGCCGCCAGGAGCGAGTGCTGGTGGAAGGTACCTACTATATCAATCGCCTGTTTGCGACGGTCGAACTGATCAAGAAGACCATCATTCCGGTCGGGTATGTGGGTGTGGTGGTGTCGTACACCGGCCGCAAAGGCTCCGATTTGTCCGGCAAGGAATATAGCCATGGCGAACTGGTCGAGAGCGGCTGCCGCGGCGTGTGGCGCGATCCGCTCATGCCTGGCAAGTATGCGTTCAACACTTACGCCGGCAAGATCGAACTGGTGCCGACCACAAACTTCGTGCTGATGTGGAAATCCGGCGAGAGCGGTTCCAGCTTCGACAACAACCTGCGCGAAATCACCCTGATCACCAAGGATGCCTTCGAACCGCAATTGCCGCTGTCGGTGGTGGTGCATATCGACTACCGCAAGGCGCCGATGGTGGTGCAGCGTTTCGGCAACGTGGCGCAGCTGGTGGAGCAGACCCTGGATCCCATGGTTTCTTCGTACTTCAAGAATGTCTCGCAGACCAAGACCTTCATTGAGCTGATCCAGTCGCGCAGCGAGTTGCAGACCAATGCTTCGGCCGACATGAAAGAGCGTTTCCAGGCCTATTCGCTGGAATTCCAGGAAGTGCTGATCGGTACGCCTAAACCGCAGCCGGGCGACACCAAGATCGAAAACATCATGGCCCAGCTGCGTGACCGCCAGATTGCGCGGGAACAGGTGGAAACGTTCGCCCAGAAGCAGATCGCGGCCGACAAGGAGCGCGAACTCAACGAGGCTGAGCAGCGTGCGGCCAAGCAGAAGGAGCTGACCGGATCGCTGGTGGACATTTCGATCAAGGAAAATCAGGGGTCGGCCAATGTGAAAGCGGCCGAGAAGAAGCGCCAGGAAATCGAAGCGCTGGCGCATGCCGAGAAATTCAAGCAGGAAATGGAAGGTTCCGGCCGCGCATCGGCGATCAAATCGGTAGGTGAAGCGGAAGCCTCGGCGATCAAGGCCAAGTCCGAAGCGTTGCAAGGAGAGGGCGCCGACAAGCAGCTGATGCAGACAGTGATGCTGCGCCTGGCGGAAGCGTTCGAAACGTCGAAAGTGCCGTTGGTGCCGCAGATCCAGATGGGCGGCGGCGGTGACACCAATGCCTTTAATACCTTGTTGTCGCTGATGGGATCGTTGAAGGCCGGCGAACTGGCGCAGACCCTGAAGCATGATGAAACGCCGCGCGCATGA
- a CDS encoding heavy metal-binding domain-containing protein encodes MAKVTGLSGNEIFCLALKNYSAGEIVVGNSVNSMGFLGGIGAGLKNMLGGEITQVTAAIHEGRANAFERMRKEAAQHGASGVAGVSSELRSFSGSTEFLFVGSCVHARDASSRFFTTAGDAQELYCHMDAGYEPIQHAFGNIAYSMGVGGGIMGSLKTLVRGEISEYSNIFNTTRHKALERLVSQAKADGANAVVGIRTTILPWMGTHEMLMAGTASRHGALPASADSNPVTSDLTGEELWAMTSLGYAPVKLLMSTSIYSLGVVGGFMAAFKSFTKGEISDLTTLIHDAREIAIARLKDEADELGAEEVVGVKTYIAEIGSGLVEFMAIGTAVKKMPGFSVKSAGLPAQAISRDKDTWIDGDFGFSLDRSGSS; translated from the coding sequence ATGGCTAAAGTAACGGGTTTATCCGGAAATGAAATTTTTTGCCTGGCTTTAAAGAATTACTCGGCGGGTGAAATCGTCGTCGGCAACAGCGTCAATTCGATGGGTTTCCTTGGCGGGATCGGCGCCGGCCTGAAAAACATGCTCGGCGGCGAAATCACGCAAGTGACCGCGGCGATCCATGAAGGCCGTGCGAATGCATTTGAACGCATGCGCAAGGAAGCTGCGCAGCACGGCGCTTCGGGCGTGGCGGGGGTATCCAGCGAGCTGCGGTCGTTCAGCGGCAGCACAGAGTTCCTGTTTGTCGGTTCATGCGTCCATGCGCGCGATGCGTCCAGCCGTTTCTTCACCACGGCCGGCGACGCGCAGGAACTGTACTGCCATATGGACGCCGGCTATGAGCCGATCCAGCATGCGTTCGGCAACATCGCTTATTCCATGGGCGTCGGCGGCGGCATCATGGGGTCGCTGAAAACCCTGGTGCGCGGTGAAATCTCCGAGTACAGCAATATCTTCAACACGACCCGCCACAAAGCGCTGGAACGGCTGGTGAGCCAGGCCAAGGCTGACGGCGCCAACGCCGTGGTTGGCATCCGCACGACCATTCTGCCGTGGATGGGAACGCATGAGATGCTGATGGCCGGCACGGCGTCGCGGCACGGCGCGCTCCCGGCCAGCGCTGACAGCAATCCAGTCACCAGCGATCTTACCGGTGAAGAGTTGTGGGCAATGACAAGTCTCGGCTACGCCCCGGTAAAGCTGTTGATGTCGACTTCGATCTACTCGCTGGGCGTGGTGGGCGGCTTCATGGCTGCGTTCAAGTCTTTCACCAAAGGCGAGATCAGCGATCTGACCACGCTGATCCATGACGCGCGCGAGATTGCCATCGCGCGCCTGAAAGACGAAGCCGATGAGCTCGGGGCGGAGGAAGTGGTCGGGGTGAAGACCTATATCGCCGAAATCGGCAGCGGGCTGGTCGAATTCATGGCGATCGGTACCGCCGTCAAAAAAATGCCGGGTTTTTCGGTCAAGAGCGCTGGGCTTCCGGCGCAGGCGATCAGCCGCGACAAAGACACCTGGATCGATGGCGATTTCGGCTTTTCGCTGGATCGCAGCGGGAGTTCCTGA
- a CDS encoding DUF2971 domain-containing protein, which translates to MTTIYHYCDASAFVSIIESGKLRLTNARKTNDKYERDYFKEKAFEYLAGLVKQDKSLDSFYTTLQVHFDLLEDLSDFYICCLSKQRDSVGQWVAYADKGAGFAIGFDINALRMVVGAPILDNNYAVTSLENTEEDWRFAPVIYGDADGMKPHLEKIASFGQAHEKIKNGTTQPARDYINQMCAFFKHPVFREENEWRVIYDATHPKIFWRYGKYGLTPYCETPNILSCIREVVIGPSNLDRDAEAYVQSFLTSHDINAQIEKSQSPYR; encoded by the coding sequence ATGACTACCATTTATCACTACTGCGACGCATCGGCATTTGTCTCAATCATTGAGTCTGGAAAACTTCGACTTACGAATGCGAGAAAGACCAACGACAAGTATGAGCGAGATTATTTTAAAGAGAAAGCGTTCGAGTACCTTGCCGGACTGGTTAAGCAAGATAAATCACTTGACAGTTTTTACACTACTTTGCAAGTACATTTTGATTTGCTCGAAGATTTAAGCGATTTCTATATTTGTTGTCTGTCTAAACAAAGAGACTCTGTTGGCCAATGGGTGGCATACGCCGATAAAGGGGCAGGATTCGCCATTGGATTCGATATCAATGCGCTGCGCATGGTGGTCGGTGCACCGATACTAGATAATAATTATGCGGTTACTTCGTTGGAAAATACGGAGGAAGATTGGAGGTTTGCGCCTGTTATTTATGGCGATGCGGACGGAATGAAACCGCACTTAGAAAAAATCGCGAGCTTCGGCCAGGCGCACGAGAAAATCAAAAACGGCACCACCCAGCCTGCGCGAGATTACATCAATCAAATGTGTGCATTTTTCAAACACCCTGTGTTTAGAGAAGAGAACGAATGGAGGGTCATTTATGACGCCACACACCCGAAAATTTTCTGGCGCTATGGAAAATATGGCCTCACGCCTTATTGCGAAACACCAAACATATTGAGTTGCATACGAGAAGTTGTGATTGGTCCAAGTAATTTGGACAGGGATGCCGAAGCCTACGTGCAGAGTTTTTTGACATCGCATGATATCAATGCCCAGATTGAAAAATCACAATCTCCGTATCGATAA
- the imm2 gene encoding Imm2 family immunity protein, translated as MDERASYSEIRSWFLNCYYEYCRSKLFHKQQWEAGEYEFGYAYDEFQNAFISPIEKLMLEVLTVILAGGRLPESEQYHWQKIASLLAENDLQKMLIDLPQDEADSFRHDLKLLKLIA; from the coding sequence ATGGACGAACGGGCGTCATATAGCGAAATACGATCTTGGTTTTTGAATTGTTATTATGAGTATTGCCGGTCAAAGCTATTTCATAAACAACAATGGGAAGCAGGAGAGTATGAGTTTGGTTATGCATACGATGAGTTTCAGAATGCATTCATTAGTCCGATTGAGAAATTAATGCTGGAAGTACTCACTGTTATTCTTGCGGGGGGGAGGTTACCCGAAAGCGAACAGTACCATTGGCAGAAAATTGCCAGCCTGCTGGCAGAGAACGATTTGCAGAAAATGCTAATTGATCTACCACAAGACGAGGCAGATTCGTTTCGGCATGACCTTAAACTTCTCAAGTTAATTGCGTGA